From one Musa acuminata AAA Group cultivar baxijiao chromosome BXJ2-6, Cavendish_Baxijiao_AAA, whole genome shotgun sequence genomic stretch:
- the LOC103989402 gene encoding uncharacterized protein LOC103989402, translating into MGNCIKLQKPVTWVDDDDDFWESMEHNKKDHGEVFMAPVKEKGGCGRSTEVRIKISKKQLEELLRQDDGNGLPLRQVLAGLVSMHEPGKLHDQETHWRPRLQSIPEMPE; encoded by the coding sequence atggggaacTGTATCAAGTTGCAGAAGCCGGTTACATGggtcgacgacgacgatgacttcTGGGAATCCATGGAGCATAACAAGAAGGATCATGGCGAAGTTTTCATGGCGCCTGTCAAGGAGAAAGGAGGCTGCGGGCGTTCGACCGAGGTGAGGATCAAGATCAGCAAGAAGCAGCTGGAGGAGCTGCTGCGACAGGACGACGGCAATGGCTTGCCGCTTCGACAAGTTCTTGCGGGCCTCGTAAGTATGCACGAGCCTGGGAAGCTCCATGACCAAGAGACGCATTGGAGGCCGAGGCTACAGAGCATACCTGAGATGCCCGAGTGA